CAGCGCCATTATCCCCATATGCTCAACACTTGAATAGGCAAGCAGTCTTTTATAATCCCTTTGTCTTAATATAAAAACAGCCGCGAATATCACAGACAAAAGGCCAAAGGCAATAAAAACCTCCCGGCAGTAGTGGCCAAGGCCTGCCACGGAACATACCTGATACACGCGTAATATGCCGAGAAAAGCGCAATTAAGCAATGCTCCTGAAAGCAGGGCGGAAATAACCGATGGAGCCTCGCTGTGGGCGTCCGGAAGCCACGTGTGAAAAGGCGCCAGGCCCATCTTGGTCGCGTATCCGACAAACAAAAGCAAAAAAGCCGCTTGAAGCCATTGCCTGTTCATACAGCCGGCATTCTCAATAAGCCTTGCCAGAAATAATTGCGTCTGATTATTATTAGCTACGGTCAGCAAAAAAATACCCAACAGAGCTATTGCTATGCCAACCGAGCATATCAACAGGTATTTCCATGTAGCCTCAAGGGACCTCTTGGTGCGGTGAAAATATATCAACGGCGCGCTTGTCAGAGTGGTCGCCTCAACCCCTGCCCAGAAAATGGCAAGATGACGGCTGGCGATAGTCAGGGTCACTGTGGAAAGAAAAATCAAAAAACACCCTCCGAAAACTGCTTCGGGAGAAAATAATCCACCGCTTTTCGCGCGGGCGCGGGCATACTTTGCTTCATCAGACAAATACCTTACGCCGTAAAGTGAGGCTCCAAAAAATAAAATACTCGTTATCAGCAAAAATATGATGCCGATATTATCAAACCCGAACCATTGCGAGAAAACACCATGCTCTCTGCCGTAAAAACTCAAAAGGGCCATAACCATAATAAAGTGGAATATTGAACACGCCGCCATAAGGACGCGCCTGGGCCTGTCTTCTCTGATAAAGAACGAGGCAATGCCTGAAAAAAGCGGAACTGTTATCAATAAAATAGTTATCATATCACAGGCCCTGTCCTGCCGTCATTGTGTCATTAAGCTCGGATAATTTTTCCGTGTCAATATGGTCAAATTCACGGCTTATGTGAAATATCGCTATACCCATTACAAATACGGCAACGAATACATCAAGTAAAATTGACATCTCAACCAAAAACGACTGCTCTTTCAGGTATGCCAGCCCAAAAAGATATATCCCGTTCTCAATCATCAGATACCCGATAACCTGCGTTATGGCTTTCATACGGCTTACAATCATATAAGCGCCTGTAAGAAACACGGAAAAAGACACGGCCGCGTTTAAAACCGACGCGGGATGGCCCGGCGCCGACATCCGGTTTATAAGCCAGTAGGATATTACAAATATAGCCACCCCCATTAAAAGCGAAAGAGGATATCCTCCGATAGGCTCCACCTCTTTTCTGATATTAGCCGCCCTTAACGCCCTCAATAAAAGCCATGGAAAAACCACGCCTTTAAGTATAATATTAACCAAGGGAAATAATGTCTGCGCCGGAGTAATATGC
This portion of the Candidatus Omnitrophota bacterium genome encodes:
- a CDS encoding proton-conducting transporter membrane subunit; the encoded protein is MITILLITVPLFSGIASFFIREDRPRRVLMAACSIFHFIMVMALLSFYGREHGVFSQWFGFDNIGIIFLLITSILFFGASLYGVRYLSDEAKYARARAKSGGLFSPEAVFGGCFLIFLSTVTLTIASRHLAIFWAGVEATTLTSAPLIYFHRTKRSLEATWKYLLICSVGIAIALLGIFLLTVANNNQTQLFLARLIENAGCMNRQWLQAAFLLLFVGYATKMGLAPFHTWLPDAHSEAPSVISALLSGALLNCAFLGILRVYQVCSVAGLGHYCREVFIAFGLLSVIFAAVFILRQRDYKRLLAYSSVEHMGIMALGIGLGGIAVFGALINMIGHSLVKAGLFFSAGNILSCFKTKKIDDIRALMSSATRRLGILWMFGFLLITGTPPSAVFFGKFIILRQAFLSGHYLISIVFLTALAIIFAGMARIVISMTQGEDDCRPRENNSYNATGFTRTCLPAAFFVTALALGLYFPGWLTDILRAASRSLGGA